In Oligoflexus sp., the sequence CTTTGAATGCTTTTGCAGCGCTTTTGGAAGTGAATGAATGGGTCGGCCGCTTCCTGACGCCTCAGCAGGCTCCGCTTCTGACAACAGGTATCCGGACCAATGTGAATATGATTGGTCCTCAGAATGCGCCTTACTGTAATGCGTTCTTCCAGCCAGGCTCCTTGAACTTCTTCGCTCAAGGTGCTGTGGGTGGAACGACCTGCGTGAACACGGCTTTGATCAAAGACGTCATGTTCCATGAGTGGGGCCATGCTCTCGACTTTGAAGTGGGAGTTCAGGCTGGTATTACCGATCGCGCTTTCTCAGAAGGTATCGGTGATATCACAGCGACATTGGCCATGGGTGACCCCATCGTGGGTCGTGGTTTCGTCCTGAACCAGGCGACGAGCAACGTGCGGACCGTGGATCCTGCGACGCCTCGCGTTTATCCACCGGCCAACGCCGCGGAAGCTGAAGAGCATTCCCAGGGTGAAATCATCGGCGGAACTTTCTGGGATTTGCGCCGGAACCTTGTGGCTCTTTATGGTGTGGAAGAAGGTACCGCGCGCACGGCCAGCCTTTTCTTCAAGCATCTGCTCGTAACTGATCGCTACATTGATTCCTACGCCTCGATTTTACGCCTGGATGACAACGACAACAACCCAGCTACGCCTTCGCCCAGCTACTGCGCGATCAACAAGGCTTTCGGTAAGCATCGTCTGATCGGTGCAGCCACCCTGGAAGGCGCCTCCTGTTTGGACCAGGATCAGGGTCTGAAGGTCCGCGTGGATTTGGATAACGGGGATGGAACTCTGAACCTGATCGCGTCCTCCTTCGGTGCCGCTTCGATCGCTTTCTGTCCCGGCAAGGTTACGACCTGCCCAGCGGATGCCAGCACTGTGGTATTCACCGCCAAGCCGATCGCCGGCCTGACCGCCAGCGAGACCAAGAAATTCTATCAGGCCGCCGGTACTGTGAAAGTGAAAGCCGGGGAAATGTACACTCTGATTTCCCGTGATACGGCCGGTGCGGCTGTGGGGCTCAAGACCATGAGCTTCGGCAAGCGTGATCAGTCTGCGGATTTGTCTCAGACCTTGAAGTAATATCGAACGGAAGGGTTGCGCCTGAAAGGGTCCACCCTCTTCGATGGTGTGAGCCTGAGCGGGTTCAAAAAACTAAGTAGATTTATGTAAAAGCTCTCGTCTGTTTTCCTGTGCTGCGGTTTTTCGCCACGCATATGCTAAGATATCGAGTGTGACGAATGCCGGTAATGGAATGGGATAAGCTCCTGTTCCTGGCCACTTGATACCTGGGATAAGCGATGGCCGACATGCGGATACTGACTGCCGTTGAAAAGTTTTTTCTAGGGAACAGTACCGAATATGACCTCGAATTCAACCGCAAGGAAATGGCAAACGCCGCAAAGCTCGCCTATATCGCGTCAGCATTCTTCGTGACCTGGTCCATCATTGACTATTACCTTGCACGAGATATCCTTCTCTATTTGCTGAGCGTGCGGGTCGGGACATCCCTTGTCATCGTAAACCTCGTCCGATTCGGCTTTAACGCCGGTGGAATGAAAGGCGCGCTTGCCAAGTTTCTGGTCTTCTTCATCTTTTCCATATCCGGTGGTTACATCATCTGCGAAATTCCCGATAAGAATTCCCCTCTCATGCTTGCCGGACTTGTTCTCGTGAACTTCAGCATATCGTCCCTCCTGCTGTGGCGTACGCGAGTCTATATCCTATGGGGCCTGTTGGTCATCGTTTCACACTGTGGGATGGTCTATTATTATAAGAATACCCTTGAATTCGCATTGAGCGTGCTTGTTGATCTGACGACCGTAACCCTGGGAGTGATGTTCACCATTCTCAATGAGAGGAATCTTAGAGCTGATTTTAATAATAGAAAAGCCATACAGGAGCAGAAAGACAAGATAGAGACGGCATCCATGGAACTGAACTCGGTATTCGCGACCATTCATGAGTCGATCATTTCTTTTGACCATGGATTGAAAATAAAAATCGCCAGCAACGAACTCGAAAAGGTTTTCGGCAGGATAAACGATGTTGCCTCTTTGATCGAAAAATTCGAGATCGACAAGGATAACATATCGCTCTGCCTCGAATCCTTGAGGTCAATCGCTGGTGAGTCGGAGATAAACAAGACTATCAATGAGCAGCATTTGCTGAAGAATTGCCGATATCGCGGCAGAAGCTACACGTTGAATTGGACCTTCATTTACGACCACCAGGATGTCTGCGTGGGCGGCGTCGTATCCATCAGTGACGAGACGGAGAAAATTTTAAAGGAGTCCATTGAAGAAGCCGCCAACCAGAAGGCGGACAGGATGATGACGAAAATCAAGACCCTTATCAACGGCAATATCAAGTCCGGGCAGTTGTTTTTGAAAGAATCCCTGAATTTGGTGACTGACCTGCTTGATTTGGCTGATTTATCCAGGGTCGACCGCCATCCGGTGCTTCTGCGGAACGTCCACACCATCAAAGGCGCAGGACGGGTTCTAAAAATGAATGATGTCAAACTTTTAGCCCATGAGATTGAATCCAGTTATAAAGAAGGCCAATATCCTGATGTCAGGTCCAAGTGTTCTTTACTTATCTCGGAGTTGAAAGAATACAATCAAGCCTTGGACAGCTTCCTCGTCGGAGAGGTAAGGACGCTGTCGATATTTGATGTCGTGCACTCGCTCAAGGATGATTTTACAGAACGCCTGCGCGCAGCGCGAATTGGCTATCGCGGCCTATCGGTCAGCGATGAGCTTGGGCCGGTTCCCCATGAAATCAAGGAATGCATACTGCATGGTCTAACGAACGCTGTTGATCATGGGTTCATACTGCCGTCGGCGCGCGGTCTCAGCGTGAATGCCGCCTTCATTAAGGTGGAATGCCGGAGAGAGGGCGGCCTGAACTTTGTTTTCATTCGCGATAACGGCGTTGGCATAGACTGGGAAAAGATTCGGGATATCTGTCGCAAAAAGGGCTATGCTGCAAAACCGGACCGGCCTGCCACCGACGTTCTTTTTTTGGATGGCGTTACCACTGCGGCCGAGGTCTCCACGACTTCCGGTCGCGGTATTGGAATGGGGGCCATCAAGGACGCGGTGGAAGCGATAGGTGGCGACGTTAAATTGGTCGACAACGACCAGAATCACGGTTCCATGCTGGTCATATCGTGGCCCGTCGAAGGCCGGGTGGCGTTCCACGCGGACGGCAAAGTTGTTGCGTGAGCCTTCGGATTCTCGATCATTTTTGTTTTCGAACCTCGTTTCACCCTTGCGTTGCCTTTACAGTCTCATTGCGTCAATCGAGCCCGCAGTTCATCGGCAGCCTGGGCAATCAATTTCACTTTCTCAGGATCCATCTTATCCAGCGTCCTCACCATCATCCCGAGCCTGGGATTCTGAGTGAAAAAATCCCGATGCTTTGCAATGAAGCCCCAATAAAGCCCATCCACTCCAGGCTGCCAGCTGCCTGTCTTGTAAGGCCCCATTTTACGATAGTAATTGGACCCGCAAATATAGGGCTTGGTCGCGAAGATGCCCCCATCACTGAAAAGCGCCATCCCATAAACATTCGGCCCCATCACCCAGTCCGAGGAATCCAGGAACATCTCCATAAACCACCGATGCGCTTCCCGCGGATCCACTTCGAGCAGCAGCATCAGGTTCCCGATCACCATCAGTCTTTCGATATGATGGGCATAGCCATAGCGCAGAGTTTTCTGAATCGCATCATCCAAAGGCTGGATCCCGGTATTCCCTTCATACCAATGCGAGGTCAGCCGTCTTGTGTGCTTCCAATAGTTCGTGCTGTCCTGCCGTTCACTGAAGTTTTGATAGATACCACGCACAAACTCCCGCCAACCCATGACCTGCCGTACAAAACCTTCGAGTGAATTAAGAGGAATATCCTTGTTCTCTGCAAAATCCAGCGTTTTACGTAAAACTTCCGCTGGCGTGAGAAGACCCAGATTGAGAAAAGGCGTCAGCAAGGAATGATAAACGAAAGGGGAGTGACGCGGCAGGGCATCTTCATAGGGGCCAAATTCCTCCAGACGCTTTTTTAGAAAATCATCCAGCCAGCTTCTCGCTCCCTCACGCGTGGTCGGTATCCAGAATTCTGACGCTCGGCCCGGATGGTCTTCGAATTCCCGCGCTACGAGTGTGATGACCTCGGTTTCAATTTTAGATGGTTTATAGGCCGGTAAAGCCGGTGTTTTATGATCCTTAGGCAATGACAGCCGATTCTCTTCGTCATAACTCCATTTACCGCCAAGCGGCTTTTTCTTCGCATCCACCAGAACATTCAACCGTTGCCGCTGACGCTCATAAAACGTTTTCATAAAGGGCTTCTTCACGTCTTTCAGATACGCCTGAAACAAAGGCCGCGGCGTGAGAAACATGGGCGATTCCCACTCTTGCGCCTTGACTCCACGGCTCGCCAGCAAAGCCCGTATCCGCGTTTC encodes:
- a CDS encoding Hpt domain-containing protein, coding for MLVDLTTVTLGVMFTILNERNLRADFNNRKAIQEQKDKIETASMELNSVFATIHESIISFDHGLKIKIASNELEKVFGRINDVASLIEKFEIDKDNISLCLESLRSIAGESEINKTINEQHLLKNCRYRGRSYTLNWTFIYDHQDVCVGGVVSISDETEKILKESIEEAANQKADRMMTKIKTLINGNIKSGQLFLKESLNLVTDLLDLADLSRVDRHPVLLRNVHTIKGAGRVLKMNDVKLLAHEIESSYKEGQYPDVRSKCSLLISELKEYNQALDSFLVGEVRTLSIFDVVHSLKDDFTERLRAARIGYRGLSVSDELGPVPHEIKECILHGLTNAVDHGFILPSARGLSVNAAFIKVECRREGGLNFVFIRDNGVGIDWEKIRDICRKKGYAAKPDRPATDVLFLDGVTTAAEVSTTSGRGIGMGAIKDAVEAIGGDVKLVDNDQNHGSMLVISWPVEGRVAFHADGKVVA
- a CDS encoding cryptochrome/photolyase family protein, coding for MDVMLVLGNQLFNPELALRQGLKAEKTLVYMREDRELCTHFRYHQQKIVLFLAAMRGYAEELRSFGFRVHYEPLGPNSLSYDDAFSLFLKENKVERVFHYEIEDKFFETRIRALLASRGVKAQEWESPMFLTPRPLFQAYLKDVKKPFMKTFYERQRQRLNVLVDAKKKPLGGKWSYDEENRLSLPKDHKTPALPAYKPSKIETEVITLVAREFEDHPGRASEFWIPTTREGARSWLDDFLKKRLEEFGPYEDALPRHSPFVYHSLLTPFLNLGLLTPAEVLRKTLDFAENKDIPLNSLEGFVRQVMGWREFVRGIYQNFSERQDSTNYWKHTRRLTSHWYEGNTGIQPLDDAIQKTLRYGYAHHIERLMVIGNLMLLLEVDPREAHRWFMEMFLDSSDWVMGPNVYGMALFSDGGIFATKPYICGSNYYRKMGPYKTGSWQPGVDGLYWGFIAKHRDFFTQNPRLGMMVRTLDKMDPEKVKLIAQAADELRARLTQ